From a region of the Basfia succiniciproducens genome:
- a CDS encoding phosphotransferase yields the protein MTTKKQAVFSRLVNELVQKNQGKRIFSFDFENQTYWVKQPEKLTGVWKILKPHPKQSFREELHILKNLYERGAPVPQVILSGEDFFVLKDVGPTLNHWIENAGLNLTPAEKNQILVDAIKALTPLHKKGVTHGRPAIRDIAWRQGKVTFMDFESHSRSLNLQWHKIRDVLVFIHSLCRSKHLSGEQIQYLINKYEEYCEPDLWQDVLNLVAKFRFLYYILLVFKPVARMDLIAIYRLFQYLLPLTRENK from the coding sequence ATGACAACGAAAAAACAGGCCGTTTTCAGTAGATTAGTGAATGAGTTAGTACAAAAGAATCAAGGTAAACGGATATTTAGTTTTGATTTTGAGAATCAGACTTACTGGGTAAAACAACCGGAAAAATTAACCGGCGTGTGGAAAATTCTCAAGCCGCATCCGAAACAATCCTTTCGGGAAGAACTGCATATTCTCAAAAATTTATATGAGCGGGGGGCGCCCGTTCCTCAGGTTATATTATCCGGCGAAGATTTTTTTGTATTAAAAGATGTGGGACCGACTTTAAATCATTGGATTGAAAATGCCGGGCTTAATTTAACTCCGGCGGAAAAAAATCAGATACTGGTCGATGCCATAAAAGCCTTGACTCCATTGCATAAAAAAGGGGTGACTCACGGACGCCCTGCAATCAGGGATATTGCCTGGCGGCAAGGTAAGGTGACCTTTATGGATTTTGAATCTCATTCCCGTAGCCTGAATTTGCAATGGCACAAAATTCGCGATGTATTGGTATTTATTCATAGCCTTTGCCGTTCTAAGCATCTTTCCGGTGAACAGATTCAATATTTGATAAACAAATATGAAGAATATTGCGAACCGGATTTATGGCAGGATGTATTAAATTTAGTGGCAAAATTCCGTTTTCTTTATTATATTTTATTGGTATTTAAGCCGGTTGCCAGAATGGATTTAATCGCCATTTATCGGCTTTTTCAGTATTTACTGCCTTTAACTAGGGAAAATAAATGA
- the serS gene encoding serine--tRNA ligase yields MIDPNLLRNNLAEVAATLKLKRNFILDTKELAELEEQRKALQVETETLQAKRNARSKAVGAAKARGENIEPLLAEMDDMGHELATVKAELDEVLAELNTIALTIPNLPADEVPLGKDDSENKEISRWGTPRQFDFEIKDHVTLGENLAGGIDFAAGAKLSGARFAVMKGQVAKMHRALAQFMLDLHTEQHGYTETYVPYLVNHTTLYGTGQLPKFGEDLFHTTPLEGEVPYALIPTAEVPVTNLVRDEILNTEDLPIRMTAHTPCFRSEAGSYGRDTRGLIRMHQFDKVEMVQIVDPDKSMEALEELTAHAEKVLQLLGLPYRKMLLCTGDMGFGSCKTYDLEVWVPAQDTYREISSCSNMWDFQARRMQARCRSKTDKKTRLVHTLNGSGLAVGRTLVAVLENYQNEDGSITVPEVLRPYMGGLEVIGK; encoded by the coding sequence ATGATCGACCCGAATTTACTGCGTAATAATCTTGCGGAAGTTGCAGCGACATTAAAATTAAAACGTAACTTCATTTTAGATACAAAAGAATTAGCTGAATTAGAAGAACAACGTAAAGCCCTGCAGGTTGAAACCGAAACCCTGCAAGCCAAACGTAATGCGCGTTCAAAAGCGGTTGGTGCGGCAAAAGCGCGCGGCGAAAATATTGAGCCTTTATTAGCGGAAATGGACGATATGGGGCACGAGTTAGCGACAGTAAAAGCGGAACTGGACGAAGTACTCGCCGAACTCAACACCATTGCGTTAACTATTCCTAATTTGCCGGCGGACGAAGTGCCGTTAGGTAAAGACGATTCGGAAAATAAAGAAATTTCACGCTGGGGAACGCCGAGACAATTTGATTTTGAAATTAAAGATCACGTGACTTTAGGTGAAAATCTTGCCGGCGGTATAGATTTTGCCGCCGGTGCGAAATTAAGCGGTGCGCGTTTTGCGGTTATGAAAGGACAAGTGGCAAAAATGCACCGTGCGCTGGCCCAATTTATGTTGGACTTGCATACCGAGCAACATGGCTACACGGAAACTTATGTGCCTTATTTAGTTAACCATACCACTTTATACGGCACGGGTCAGTTACCTAAATTCGGTGAAGATTTATTCCACACTACGCCGTTAGAAGGCGAAGTGCCTTACGCATTAATCCCGACCGCCGAAGTGCCGGTCACCAATTTAGTGCGTGATGAAATCCTGAATACGGAAGATTTGCCGATTCGTATGACGGCGCATACGCCTTGTTTCCGTTCCGAAGCGGGTTCTTACGGTCGCGATACACGCGGTTTAATTCGTATGCATCAATTCGATAAAGTTGAAATGGTGCAAATTGTTGACCCGGATAAATCCATGGAAGCATTGGAAGAGCTAACCGCTCATGCGGAAAAAGTACTACAGCTGTTAGGTTTGCCATACCGTAAAATGTTGTTATGTACCGGCGATATGGGGTTCGGTTCATGCAAAACTTATGATTTAGAAGTTTGGGTACCGGCGCAGGATACTTACCGTGAGATTTCTTCCTGTTCTAATATGTGGGATTTCCAAGCCCGCCGTATGCAGGCTCGCTGCCGTTCCAAAACCGATAAAAAAACGCGTTTGGTGCATACTCTAAACGGTTCCGGTTTGGCGGTCGGTCGCACCTTGGTTGCGGTGTTGGAAAACTACCAAAATGAAGACGGCTCGATAACCGTACCGGAAGTATTGCGTCCGTATATGGGAGGCTTAGAAGTGATTGGCAAATAA
- the lolA gene encoding outer membrane lipoprotein chaperone LolA yields the protein MKKIALKMTALFALALSSTAWADAAGELQQRLAQVNYFSADFNQNVSSANGKNVQTGSGKLQIKRPNLFRMDNKAPQETQIISDGKTLWFYDPFVEQVTANWVENAVNNTPFVLLTSNDSANWNQYTVVQNGDTFVLKPKAKNSNIKQFDIRIDNQGVLKGFSTIEKDGQTNLYILRNITNQPLADSLFKFTVPKGAEFDDQRNKNKK from the coding sequence ATGAAAAAAATTGCTTTAAAAATGACCGCACTTTTCGCATTGGCATTAAGTTCGACCGCCTGGGCGGATGCTGCAGGTGAATTGCAGCAACGTTTGGCACAGGTGAATTATTTCAGCGCAGACTTCAATCAAAATGTCAGCTCGGCAAACGGCAAAAATGTACAGACCGGCAGCGGCAAATTGCAGATTAAGCGCCCGAATTTATTCCGTATGGATAATAAAGCGCCGCAAGAAACCCAGATTATTTCCGACGGCAAAACCCTTTGGTTTTATGATCCTTTCGTTGAACAGGTTACGGCAAACTGGGTGGAAAATGCGGTGAATAATACGCCTTTTGTGCTTTTAACCAGCAACGATTCGGCGAACTGGAACCAATATACGGTTGTTCAAAACGGTGATACGTTTGTTTTAAAGCCAAAAGCGAAAAACAGCAATATCAAACAATTCGATATCCGCATTGATAATCAAGGGGTATTAAAAGGGTTTAGCACTATTGAGAAAGACGGACAGACGAATCTTTATATTTTGCGTAATATTACCAATCAACCGCTCGCCGACAGCTTATTCAAATTTACCGTGCCGAAAGGTGCCGAGTTTGACGATCAACGCAATAAAAACAAAAAATAA
- a CDS encoding DNA translocase FtsK: MIRKLTQGFTPKHYLVEILFGLTALLGFYLIIAWSSYSPLDTTWSVSSFQPEIINKAGKFGAWVIDLFFVLFGYVGNLLPFLLLIAPIYFIRTKRVDSLTWTRFSLRMFGFILLVCGLTTLAALTLSNSNYHLAGGVLGGSIVKLVYPSFGKFGLLMSAVVFSIIGFIFCSGASLIRLLMRFYNWLTEKNEESSLVQAQNDEEILQQEDEDIQDWIDGDIDRQQDLIQSAEDLQSHRDMITPAHRGINIMGLSTPSQFTENTEDDETPNPENFGGYAVDEIDNLPEVTISSQNANIDLPNENNFTPMWQKQKSLAENMPEFLDGENTGVVLSEEEITRDLLTQVHIPEVKLTPAKLQHPLTENSAVTKQAAYGMGESESFEDDNMADLAAQFARQEAERERIRLEKAQAMGLADLPEPQVSLQPTQPNLFESDEEAETEETNGLRTISIDQAIQLFGDHKPLIKPTTELPSLDLLDKRTSHVQEITPEEIHETSQRIEQQLRNFNVKATVKDVLVGPVVTRYELELQPGVKASKVTNIDTDLARALMFKSIRVAETIPGKPYIGIETPNAYRQIVSLREVLDSDEFRHSKALLPMALGKDISGKPIIIDLAKTPHLLVAGSTGSGKSVGINTMILSLLYKVKPEEVKFIMIDPKVVELSVYNDIPHLLTEVVTDMKKAANALRWCVDEMERRYQLLAKLRVRNIEGFNERIDEYRAENIAIPDPLWKPGDTLDSVPPILEKLSYIVVIVDEFADLMMVAGKQVEELIARLTQKARAVGIHVILATQRPSVDVITGLIKSNIPSRIAFTVVQRNDSRTILDQNGAEALLGRGDMLYLGNGTTDLVRVHGAFMSDDEVVRVADDWRARGKPNYISEILESTGDDDDDNGLSGEGSEDLDDLFDEVMEFVIRTGTTSASSIQRRFRVGFNRAARIMDQLEEQGIVSEMRNGKREILARNPDY; this comes from the coding sequence ATGATCAGAAAATTAACCCAAGGCTTCACGCCGAAACATTATCTTGTAGAAATTCTTTTTGGATTGACCGCACTTTTAGGTTTTTATCTTATTATTGCCTGGTCGAGTTATAGTCCGCTTGATACCACTTGGTCGGTTTCCAGCTTTCAGCCGGAAATCATTAATAAAGCGGGTAAATTCGGCGCTTGGGTAATTGATTTATTTTTCGTCCTGTTTGGTTATGTGGGTAATTTACTGCCTTTTCTTTTGTTAATCGCGCCTATCTATTTTATCCGTACAAAACGGGTGGACAGCCTTACCTGGACACGTTTTAGTTTACGAATGTTCGGTTTTATCCTGCTTGTTTGCGGCTTAACCACCCTTGCCGCATTAACTTTATCCAATTCCAATTATCATTTGGCAGGCGGTGTTTTAGGCGGAAGTATTGTAAAACTGGTTTATCCTTCTTTCGGTAAATTCGGTTTGTTAATGTCGGCGGTGGTGTTTTCTATCATCGGATTTATTTTTTGTTCGGGCGCTTCTTTAATTCGCTTATTAATGCGTTTTTATAATTGGTTAACGGAAAAAAATGAAGAATCCTCATTGGTACAAGCGCAAAATGATGAAGAAATCCTGCAACAAGAGGACGAAGATATTCAGGACTGGATTGATGGCGACATCGACAGACAACAGGATTTGATCCAGTCGGCGGAAGACTTACAGTCCCACCGCGATATGATAACGCCCGCTCATCGAGGAATTAATATTATGGGCTTATCGACTCCGTCGCAGTTTACTGAAAATACAGAGGATGACGAGACGCCTAATCCTGAAAATTTTGGCGGCTATGCGGTTGACGAAATTGATAATCTGCCTGAAGTCACGATTTCCAGCCAAAATGCGAATATTGATTTGCCGAATGAAAATAATTTTACTCCGATGTGGCAAAAGCAAAAATCCTTAGCTGAAAATATGCCTGAATTTTTAGACGGTGAAAATACCGGGGTAGTGTTGTCGGAAGAAGAAATTACCCGGGATTTGTTGACGCAGGTGCATATTCCCGAAGTAAAACTTACGCCTGCTAAATTGCAGCATCCGCTCACCGAAAATAGCGCCGTAACTAAGCAGGCTGCTTACGGAATGGGTGAAAGCGAGAGTTTTGAAGACGATAATATGGCGGATTTAGCCGCTCAATTTGCCCGACAGGAAGCGGAACGCGAGCGTATTCGTCTAGAAAAAGCGCAGGCTATGGGATTGGCTGATTTGCCTGAACCGCAGGTTTCGTTGCAGCCGACGCAACCAAATTTATTTGAAAGCGATGAAGAAGCCGAGACTGAAGAAACAAACGGGTTAAGAACCATTTCTATTGATCAGGCTATTCAATTATTCGGCGATCATAAACCTTTAATCAAGCCGACAACCGAGTTGCCAAGTTTGGATCTGTTAGATAAACGCACTTCTCATGTGCAGGAAATTACGCCGGAAGAAATTCATGAAACTTCTCAACGCATTGAGCAACAACTGCGTAATTTTAATGTAAAAGCAACAGTAAAAGATGTGTTGGTAGGGCCTGTCGTTACCCGCTATGAACTGGAATTACAGCCGGGAGTAAAAGCCTCAAAAGTGACGAATATTGATACGGACTTAGCTCGGGCATTAATGTTTAAATCTATTCGGGTGGCGGAAACTATTCCCGGCAAACCTTATATCGGTATTGAAACGCCGAATGCCTATCGTCAGATTGTTTCGTTGCGCGAAGTATTGGATAGCGACGAATTCCGTCATTCAAAAGCGTTGTTGCCGATGGCGTTAGGCAAGGATATCAGCGGTAAACCGATTATTATTGATTTGGCTAAAACCCCGCATTTATTGGTGGCGGGCTCAACCGGTTCCGGTAAATCCGTGGGAATCAACACCATGATTTTAAGTTTACTTTATAAAGTGAAACCGGAAGAAGTGAAATTCATTATGATCGACCCGAAAGTGGTGGAATTATCGGTATATAACGATATTCCTCACCTGCTCACGGAAGTGGTTACCGACATGAAAAAAGCGGCAAATGCATTGCGTTGGTGTGTGGATGAAATGGAACGCCGCTATCAGTTATTAGCAAAATTACGGGTGCGCAATATTGAGGGCTTTAATGAGCGTATTGATGAATATCGGGCGGAAAATATCGCTATTCCGGATCCTCTTTGGAAACCGGGTGATACGCTGGACAGTGTACCGCCGATTTTAGAAAAACTAAGCTATATTGTGGTTATTGTTGATGAATTTGCCGATTTAATGATGGTTGCCGGTAAACAAGTCGAAGAATTGATCGCCCGTTTAACGCAAAAAGCACGGGCGGTGGGGATTCATGTAATTCTTGCGACCCAGCGTCCATCGGTAGATGTGATCACAGGTTTAATTAAGTCAAATATCCCGAGCCGTATTGCCTTTACTGTTGTCCAACGTAATGACTCTCGCACTATTTTAGACCAAAACGGTGCGGAAGCCTTGCTGGGACGAGGCGATATGCTATATCTCGGCAACGGTACGACTGATCTTGTGCGCGTACACGGCGCATTTATGTCTGATGACGAAGTGGTGCGGGTAGCCGACGATTGGCGGGCAAGAGGTAAACCGAATTATATTTCCGAGATTTTAGAAAGTACGGGAGACGATGACGACGATAACGGATTATCCGGAGAGGGCTCGGAAGATTTAGACGACCTTTTTGACGAAGTGATGGAGTTTGTTATTCGAACCGGCACGACATCGGCATCGTCGATTCAGCGCCGTTTCCGAGTCGGTTTCAACCGAGCGGCACGCATTATGGATCAGCTGGAAGAACAGGGTATCGTGTCGGAAATGCGTAACGGTAAGCGTGAAATTCTGGCTAGAAATCCCGATTATTAA
- a CDS encoding replication-associated recombination protein A produces MSNLSFDFVENDFKPLAARMRPTTLEQYCGQQHLLGNGKPLRKAIEAGHAHSMIFWGPPGTGKTTLAEIIAHKINAEVERISAVTSGIKEIREAIERAKQNRLADRRTILFVDEVHRFNKSQQDAFLPHIEDGTIIFIGATTENPSFELNSALLSRARVYILKSLTNQDILHVLEQALADKERGLGNENLDLEEGILELLADYVHGDARLALNCLELMVDMADESEKGKKIDRTLLTEVLGERQARFDKQGDRFYDLISAVHKSIRGSAPDAALYWYARIITAGGDPLYVARRLLAIASEDVGNADPRAMQVAIAAWDCFTRVGAAEGERAIAQAIVYLAVAPKSNAVYNAFNQAKQLAKESADFDVPVHLRNAPTKLMKNLGYGAEYRYAHHEPNAYAAGENYFPEELKDTVLYEPTNRGMEIKIQEKLAWLRELDKQSSVKRYK; encoded by the coding sequence ATGTCTAATTTGAGTTTTGATTTTGTTGAAAATGATTTTAAGCCGCTTGCGGCAAGAATGCGTCCTACAACATTGGAACAATATTGCGGTCAGCAACATTTGCTGGGTAACGGCAAGCCGTTGCGTAAGGCGATAGAAGCGGGGCATGCGCATTCAATGATCTTTTGGGGGCCGCCCGGCACCGGCAAAACCACCTTAGCGGAAATTATCGCACATAAAATTAATGCGGAAGTGGAGCGGATTTCCGCGGTCACCAGCGGTATTAAAGAAATCAGGGAAGCCATTGAGCGAGCCAAACAAAATAGGCTGGCCGATCGCCGAACTATTCTTTTTGTAGACGAAGTTCATCGTTTTAACAAAAGTCAGCAAGACGCTTTTTTGCCCCATATTGAAGACGGCACCATTATTTTTATCGGCGCCACTACGGAAAACCCGTCTTTTGAACTTAATAGCGCCTTACTTTCCCGCGCTCGGGTTTACATTTTAAAATCGCTGACCAATCAGGATATTCTTCATGTTTTAGAACAGGCTTTGGCGGATAAAGAAAGAGGGCTTGGCAATGAAAATTTAGACCTTGAAGAAGGTATTCTCGAATTATTGGCGGATTATGTACACGGCGACGCCCGCCTCGCGCTGAATTGCCTTGAACTGATGGTTGATATGGCGGACGAAAGCGAAAAAGGTAAAAAAATTGACCGCACTTTGTTAACGGAAGTACTCGGCGAACGGCAAGCGCGCTTTGATAAGCAAGGAGATCGCTTTTACGATTTAATTTCCGCCGTGCATAAATCCATCCGCGGTTCCGCGCCCGATGCGGCCCTTTATTGGTATGCCAGAATAATTACCGCAGGCGGCGATCCTCTTTATGTTGCCCGTCGTTTGCTGGCAATTGCTTCGGAAGACGTCGGCAACGCGGATCCTCGAGCCATGCAGGTGGCGATTGCCGCTTGGGATTGTTTTACTCGTGTGGGGGCTGCCGAAGGTGAACGGGCGATTGCCCAGGCTATTGTGTATCTTGCGGTGGCGCCTAAAAGCAACGCGGTTTATAACGCCTTTAATCAGGCAAAACAGCTGGCAAAAGAAAGTGCGGATTTTGACGTACCTGTACATTTACGTAATGCGCCGACCAAGCTTATGAAGAATTTAGGCTATGGAGCGGAATATCGTTACGCTCACCATGAACCTAACGCCTATGCGGCAGGGGAAAATTATTTTCCGGAAGAATTAAAAGATACGGTTCTATATGAACCGACGAATCGGGGAATGGAAATCAAAATTCAGGAAAAATTAGCCTGGTTACGGGAGCTGGATAAACAAAGCTCGGTTAAGCGTTATAAATAA
- the nusA gene encoding transcription termination factor NusA, which translates to MSKEILLAAEAVSNEKLLPREKIFEALESAIALSTKKKYEQEIDVRVAINQKTGEFDTFRRWLVVDEVVNPTKEITLEAAQFEDPDIQLGDYVEDQIDSVAFDRITMQTARQVISTKIREAERNKVVEQFRSEEGKIVTGTVKKVTRDSIILDLTGNKEDPAKAEAVITREDMLPRENFRPGDRVRGVLYKVNPESKGAQLFVTRAKPVMLEELFRLEVPEIGEELIEIKGASRDAGLRAKIAVKSNDKRIDPVGACVGMRGSRVQAITNELGGERVDIVLWDDNPAQFVINAMAPADVNSIVVDEDNHSMDIAVEQENLAQAIGRNGQNVRLATQLTGWTLNVMTTEELQQKHQAEDNKVLNLFMTSLELDEDFAQLLIDEGFSSLEELAYVPVSELTAIDGLEDEDLVEELQKRAKDALTAKAVAEEEALKQAEVEDRLLNLEGMERHIAFRLAEKNIKTLEELAEQGVDDLADIEELSAEKAADLIMAARNICWFGDE; encoded by the coding sequence GTGAGCAAAGAGATTTTATTAGCTGCGGAAGCAGTATCAAATGAAAAATTATTACCGCGTGAGAAGATTTTTGAAGCGTTAGAAAGTGCGATTGCCCTTTCAACAAAGAAAAAATACGAACAGGAAATTGATGTTCGCGTTGCGATTAACCAAAAAACCGGTGAGTTTGATACTTTCCGTCGCTGGTTGGTGGTTGATGAAGTGGTTAACCCGACAAAAGAAATTACTTTAGAAGCGGCGCAATTCGAAGATCCTGACATTCAATTAGGCGATTATGTGGAAGATCAAATCGATTCCGTAGCCTTTGACCGTATTACCATGCAAACCGCCCGTCAGGTAATCAGTACTAAAATTCGTGAAGCGGAACGCAACAAAGTAGTTGAACAATTCCGTTCCGAAGAAGGAAAAATCGTAACAGGTACGGTAAAAAAAGTTACCCGCGATTCAATTATTCTGGACTTAACCGGTAACAAAGAAGATCCGGCGAAGGCGGAAGCGGTTATTACCCGCGAAGATATGCTGCCTCGTGAAAACTTCCGTCCGGGCGATCGCGTACGCGGTGTGCTTTATAAAGTTAATCCGGAAAGTAAAGGTGCGCAATTGTTTGTAACCCGCGCAAAACCGGTAATGCTTGAAGAGTTATTCCGTTTGGAAGTACCGGAAATCGGTGAAGAATTAATCGAAATTAAAGGCGCTTCTCGCGATGCGGGATTGCGTGCAAAAATTGCGGTTAAAAGTAATGACAAACGTATTGACCCGGTTGGCGCTTGCGTCGGTATGCGCGGTTCACGCGTTCAGGCTATCACCAATGAATTAGGCGGTGAGCGTGTGGATATCGTACTTTGGGATGATAATCCGGCTCAATTCGTGATTAACGCCATGGCACCTGCGGATGTAAATTCAATTGTGGTTGATGAAGATAATCACTCGATGGATATTGCCGTTGAACAGGAAAATTTAGCACAAGCTATTGGTCGTAACGGTCAAAACGTGCGTTTAGCGACCCAGTTAACCGGCTGGACGTTAAATGTGATGACTACGGAAGAATTGCAGCAAAAACATCAGGCGGAAGATAATAAGGTATTAAATTTATTCATGACTTCTCTTGAGCTTGATGAAGACTTTGCACAGCTTCTCATTGATGAAGGATTCTCAAGCCTTGAAGAATTAGCTTATGTGCCGGTAAGCGAATTAACGGCAATTGACGGTCTTGAAGACGAAGATTTGGTTGAAGAGTTGCAAAAACGTGCGAAAGATGCGTTAACCGCTAAAGCGGTGGCGGAAGAAGAAGCGTTAAAACAAGCCGAGGTTGAAGACAGATTATTAAATCTCGAAGGTATGGAACGTCATATTGCATTCAGATTAGCTGAGAAAAATATTAAAACTCTTGAGGAGTTAGCCGAACAAGGTGTTGATGATTTAGCGGATATTGAAGAGTTAAGTGCAGAAAAAGCGGCGGATTTAATTATGGCGGCTCGTAATATCTGTTGGTTTGGTGATGAATAA
- the lrp gene encoding leucine-responsive transcriptional regulator Lrp — translation MEKKLPKALDSIDIKILNELQRNGKISNIDLSKKVGLSPTPCLERVKRLEKQGVIMGYKALLNPELLNSPLLVIVEITLIRGKPDVFEEFNAAVQELDEIQECHLVSGDFDYLLKTRVADMAAYRKLLGTTLLRLPGVNDTRTYVVMEEVKQTNFLQLK, via the coding sequence ATGGAAAAAAAATTGCCTAAAGCACTCGACAGCATAGATATTAAAATTCTTAATGAATTGCAACGTAACGGTAAAATTTCAAATATTGATTTGTCAAAAAAGGTCGGATTGTCGCCGACACCTTGTTTGGAGCGGGTAAAGCGCCTTGAGAAACAAGGGGTTATTATGGGCTATAAAGCATTATTAAACCCGGAATTATTAAATTCGCCGCTTCTTGTTATTGTCGAAATTACCTTAATCCGCGGGAAACCCGATGTGTTTGAAGAATTTAATGCGGCGGTACAGGAACTGGATGAAATTCAGGAATGCCATTTGGTTTCCGGGGATTTTGACTATTTGCTGAAAACCCGTGTGGCGGATATGGCGGCATACCGTAAATTACTCGGCACAACCTTATTGCGTTTGCCCGGTGTGAACGACACCCGAACTTATGTGGTGATGGAAGAAGTAAAACAGACTAATTTTTTACAATTAAAATAA
- a CDS encoding DUF1439 domain-containing protein produces MFLSRISFYFTLVCGLIIAMVIAPSAKANMFSVSETEINQYLSKKGEIADKIGFPGLFAMDYKVQNLTAKVGQNNDGRVELSGTIDGLLNLQKNDYVGKIDLTLDTIPYYDAEKGAVYLRDLRITNWTGSPQQYMEKLEPMMPFLSRSLAALMATMPIYTLDESKPRDMLIKKFAKGIRVEKGQLSLDAGIL; encoded by the coding sequence ATGTTTTTATCCAGAATTTCTTTTTATTTCACTTTAGTCTGCGGGCTTATCATCGCTATGGTTATCGCACCCTCGGCAAAAGCCAATATGTTTTCGGTCAGTGAAACGGAAATTAATCAATATCTGAGTAAAAAAGGTGAAATCGCCGATAAAATCGGTTTTCCCGGACTTTTCGCCATGGATTATAAAGTGCAGAATTTAACGGCTAAAGTCGGGCAAAATAACGACGGCAGGGTGGAACTTAGCGGTACAATCGACGGCTTATTAAACCTGCAAAAAAATGACTATGTGGGGAAAATTGATCTGACCCTCGACACTATTCCTTATTACGATGCGGAAAAAGGCGCCGTTTATCTGCGGGATTTACGCATCACCAACTGGACAGGTTCTCCGCAACAATATATGGAAAAACTGGAACCCATGATGCCGTTTTTAAGCCGCAGTCTCGCTGCGCTGATGGCGACAATGCCTATTTATACGTTAGATGAAAGCAAACCGCGTGATATGCTGATTAAGAAATTCGCCAAAGGCATTCGGGTTGAAAAAGGGCAATTAAGTCTGGATGCGGGCATTTTATAA
- the rimP gene encoding ribosome maturation factor RimP — translation MATLEQNLQQMLQGSVEDLGCELWGIECQRAGRFMTVRLYIDKEGGVTVDDCADVSRQVSAILDVEDPIADKYNLEVSSPGLDRPLFTLEQFQRYVGQEISVHLRIPMLDRRKWQGKLERIEGDMLTLIVDDQEQSFALSNIQKANVIPKF, via the coding sequence ATGGCAACATTAGAACAAAATTTACAACAAATGCTGCAAGGTTCGGTTGAAGATTTAGGCTGTGAACTTTGGGGGATTGAATGTCAACGTGCCGGTCGCTTTATGACGGTACGTTTATACATTGATAAAGAAGGCGGCGTTACCGTTGACGACTGCGCGGATGTAAGTCGTCAGGTGAGCGCTATATTAGACGTAGAAGATCCGATTGCTGATAAATACAATCTTGAAGTATCTTCGCCGGGATTGGATCGTCCGTTATTTACTTTGGAGCAGTTCCAACGTTATGTCGGGCAGGAAATTTCAGTACATTTACGTATTCCTATGTTAGACCGTCGTAAATGGCAAGGCAAATTAGAGCGGATTGAAGGCGATATGCTGACCTTGATTGTGGACGATCAAGAACAGTCTTTCGCATTAAGTAATATTCAAAAAGCGAACGTAATACCAAAATTTTAA